Proteins from a genomic interval of Rosa chinensis cultivar Old Blush chromosome 2, RchiOBHm-V2, whole genome shotgun sequence:
- the LOC112184255 gene encoding nucleosome assembly protein 1;2-like, with translation MVVVRFGTLYLTQCWSELVQKGDGTTKSVRRKAPARRKKFPSIRVKRQKQKKVEQEREEEADEEEEEEDEKEQDKGEEDNEVEEEEEEENNGARNKEYYIETSDTDEGFDEETAKELQGQIEQDYDIGSMIRDKIIPHAVSWFTRVALQDEFEDIEDDDGDVDENEDDDEDEDEEDDEDDDEDGEEDEEEEEEKGRKKPSTGAKKRGKAQGVEGGERPSECKRQ, from the exons ATGGTGGTGgttcggtttggaactttatatTTGACGCAGTGTTGGAGCGAGCTG GTGCAAAAGGGAGATGGCACAACAAAATCGGTGAGAAGAAAAGCTCCGGCACGtaggaaaaagtttccaagcATAAGAGTAAAGAGACAAAAGCAGAAAAAAGTGGAACAAGAAAGGGAAGAAGAGGCggatgaagaagaggaggaagaagatgagaaggAACAAGACAAGGGAGAAGAGGACAATGAagtagaggaggaggaagaagaagagaacaatGGAGCAAGAAACAAAG AATATTACATTGAGACCTCTGATACTGATGAAGGATTTGATGAGGAAACTGCTAAAGAACTTCAAGGTCAAATAGAGCAGGATTATGACATTGGTTCAATGATAAGAGACAAAATCATTCCACATGCAGTGTCATGGTTTACTAGGGTAGCTCTTCAGGATGAGTTTGAAGATATAGAAGATGACGATGGTGATGTAGATGAGAATGAAGACGATGACgaggatgaagatgaagaggacgatgaggatgatgacgaagatggtgaggaagatgaagaggaagaggaagagaagggAAGGAAAAAGCCATCTACTGGTGCTAAGAAAAGAGGTAAGGCACAAGGAGTAGAAGGTGGTGAGCGTCCTTCAGAGTGCAAGCGGCAGTAG
- the LOC112184256 gene encoding 7-deoxyloganetin glucosyltransferase, translating into MESTIIATDIRHTIITNVQLSYGAIASVCSNSNKHKSLYINQDDDPEDLDDKQKERLISIFLRKETHTLVQTHKHTMASKKPHAMCIPAPSLGHIKAVLKLAKLLHHKGFHITFVNTESFHKRYLKSLSPNSLDSLPDFQFETISDGLLDSDVDPMSLLCENKHMKTLLPPFRGLLTKLNNDFTNPPVTCIVSDGFLWMFTIAAAQEIGVPIVLFETIAASMFMVFTQFRTLVQKWLVPLKGLTFSFPWTWGGLSILDTSPPSCGQLCLTIQQGS; encoded by the exons AACCGACATTCGTCATACAATAATTACAAATGTGCAATTATCCTATGGTGCTATTGCCTCTGTTTGTAGCAATAGTAACAAACACAAATCATTATATATAAATCAAGATGATGATCCAGAGGATCTTGATGATAAGCAAAAGGAAAGGTTGATATCGATTTTCCTTAGAAAAGAAACACATACACTAGTACAAACACATAAACATACAATGGCTTCTAAGAAGCCTCATGCTATGTGTATTCCAGCTCCATCTCTAGGCCACATAAAGGCAGTGCTTAAACTAGCAAAACTACTACACCATAAAGGCTTTCATATAACCTTTGTCAACACAGAGTCCTTTCACAAGCGCTATCTTAAATCTCTAAGCCCTAACTCCTTAGACAGTCTCCCCGATTTTCAGTTTGAAACCATTTCGGATGGCCTACTAGATTCTGATGTTGATCCCATGAGCTTGCTTTGTGAAAACAAACATATGAAAACTTTGTTGCCTCCCTTTCGCGGCCTCctcacaaaactcaacaatgaTTTTACTAATCCTCCAGTGACTTGCATTGTTTCAGATGGTTTCTTGTGGATGTTCACCATTGCAGCTGCTCAAGAAATTGGAGTCCCCATAGTGCTCTTCGAAACTATTGCTGCATCAATGTTCATGGTGTTCACACAGTTTCGCACTTTGGTCCAAAAATGGCTTGTACCACTCAAAG GCTTGACATTTTCCTTTCCTTGGACTTGGGGGGGGTTGTCAATCTTAGATACGTCACCTCCTTCTTGTGGGCAGCTATGCTTGACGATACAGCAGGGCAGCTAA
- the LOC112186842 gene encoding RNA polymerase II C-terminal domain phosphatase-like 4, whose product MATLSADLNGNVSFPSSFQVSNCSSNPNFARALSFNSNSRKLHLVLDLDHTLLHTTKLCNLTAEEDYLKIGTHPHRDVFVLETVITKLRPFVWRFLDEASKMFELYIYTKGNRYYAGLMAALLDPRNEYFPSSSRVISCEDHGIVGRYKSLDAVVGCNYSNVLILDDTEEAWTEESRDNLIVVDKYCFFRHKMGLAKSHAELKTDECGYLAALLEVLKVINRVFCDELARNPSGVDVRDVLQLFGNNC is encoded by the coding sequence ATGGCAACTCTTTCGGCGGATCTCAATGGTAATGTttcatttccttcttcttttcagGTTTCAAATTGTTCTTCTAACCCTAATTTTGCCAGAGCACTGAGTTTCAATTCCAACTCCAGAAAGCTCCACTTGGTTCTTGATCTGGATCACACACTCCTCCACACCACCAAACTCTGTAATCTGACAGCTGAAGAAGACTATCTCAAGATCGGAACCCATCCTCATCGAGATGTTTTCGTGCTTGAAACTGTGATCACCAAGCTCAGGCCCTTTGTGTGGAGATTCTTGGATGAAGCCAGCAAGATGTTTGAGCTGTACATATACACAAAGGGTAACCGGTACTATGCGGGTCTAATGGCTGCCCTGCTTGATCCTAGGAATGAGTATTTCCCTTCCAGTTCTAGAGTCATATCGTGCGAGGATCACGGAATCGTGGGGCGATACAAGAGTCTGGATGCTGTGGTTGGCTGCAATTATTCTAATGTTTTGATCCTTGATGATACAGAAGAGGCATGGACAGAGGAAAGCCGGGACAATCTAATCGTTGTGGACAAGTATTGTTTCTTTAGGCACAAAATGGGCCTAGCTAAGTCTCATGCTGAGTTAAAGACTGATGAATGTGGATATCTTGCAGCACTTCTTGAAGTGCTTAAGGTAATCAACCGTGTCTTCTGTGATGAACTAGCCAGAAATCCTTCTGGTGTAGATGTGAGGGATGTGTTACAACTGTTTGGAAACAATTGTTGA